The Archocentrus centrarchus isolate MPI-CPG fArcCen1 chromosome 3, fArcCen1, whole genome shotgun sequence sequence TAGGTCAAATGCTATTTAGGCAAAACAGTACagaaatctatttatttatcaggCTGTGCAGATTCTATGTAATGGCAAATAATTAACCATATATAATGTAGTTAGGCTTCCCAGGACAGGAGGATGCAGCTCCCATACTTGATAAAATATTAGCTCAGCTCTGTTTCACTGTGCACTTAAAGAAAATGGCACATAACTCATCTAATTACACCAGCTCTTTTAAAACTTCTGTGCATTTTTAGGCACTCTGCAAAGATACTCAGCTATAAAAGGACCATTAATGTGAAATAAGACAGATCACAAACACTGGACTAATCTGGAAGAAAGTGCTAAAGAATTATTCACCAGTATACTGGTGAATAAGTATAGAATTGAATGCAGTCTGGAGCCTGAGTTTGATTTTCTTCACATCATTGTGAATGTCATTGGCAGGCGTGTGTCCACTGAGATCCCAGGAATTACACGTCAAGGCGGGTGAGATGGCGGTACTGCATTGCCCTCTTTACAGAGGATACAGTGACAGAGAGGCCGATGTGTTCTGGACCAGTCACACCAGGGATAAGACGAATCTCTTCAACAACATGTCGACATCAGCTGAGCGGAGGCAGATGGGTGTGCAGGTTCACGGAAGAATCCTTGTTATTCTGAGAGCCTCCGTAAACCATCAGGGGAATTACTCGTGCTCTTTTCGgtaaaatttaactgaatttcCGCTGTAATGGCTGACATTCAAAAAAGCCACTGACCTGCTTTatgaaaactccacacacacagacatacactaCTATTTGCTACACGACAGAGTAGTAGAGAAAGTTTAGTCTTCTGATAATTTTGGAAGGTTGCACCAGCTGCTTTATGGATGGCACGGTGAACTGTGTCCACAGACAGTGAAAGTCTTCCCGAGCCTATGCAGTGAATTGgaaacaaaaaattataatatgAACTGTAGATTATGAGATATTCTCAGAGCCTCCGTAAACCATCAGGGGAATTACTCGTGCTCTTTTCggctgtgatgtatggtttgaaggtggtggcactgacaagtcaagtttatttatatagcacatttaacacaacaacattTATGtacaacaaagtgctgtacataaatctGGAATTTAGAATAAATTTAGGACCAAACCATTGTACATATAtttagaatcaagaatcaattaAGAAcctaattattgttgttacatgtCAAATCATATAACagcagaacacccatccaaagaCAGAGACAAGTAAGAGATAAGTGTTCCGTGGCCTCGCTGCCGTCACAGGCGCTGCCATTTAAAAgataagagggaaacaaagcgAAACAATAGGACaggtgagggaaaaaaatcatctcataatTTGCCCCATAATGGGGGCATAGTATGAGGTTgaaaaaaacctctgcatagtaAGCACACAAggcatatagcatgggagcagtAGGGTGGGGAGGAGCAGGGCTGGAAAGGAAGCCAGCGGAGGCGAGAGGGGCGATCGAGCTACTGTGGGCCTGAGTCAACTCCCATCCTCAGCTAACAATTCTGAtaagaggaggaaaaatgttcgtcagcagctaggtcaaaggagatcagtccaacacagatcagaagaagacaggacggcggggcgtagagcatctgtttacaaaacatacAGGAGAAAAGTGAGATAAGCGGCAggtccaaggccgccagggagccaaattcctgattctacgacttgttttggtacagactgttgACAGCCTTAGGTCTTTCTGGTACCTCTcagtagtgaaaaaaaaatccaatccaatcctCCGAATCCTCTTGTTCAATCCGTCGCTGTGCAGAAACAGGTACCTCACCAAGATCTAATTCCTCCAATCAGCTGCAGATAAAATGAGTCTGAGattgagtctgtacccttctGCATaacccgtcataagcagccttaccacggcccaacagctgcccagacttcctgaattgtaaCGACAAGCCAGGTGTCTCCAGGTCTAATTTGGAGAAATCCTAGTGTCCTGTGTATGTCCTccacggccaggcacgtcatcttccacccacacaggaatccataacatagccagccagGAACATCAATTGGATAAGAGGGAATAAGGTTTTCCCTTCCCCAaactcctcatggtgaaaatttgatcaaaataatggcattgagagaccagctgaccagatccataattataaattcaagTTTGGAAGCtttgtgaagagaggctctaagcagcaaagcaggataAAAAGGAAGgactggggagagaagaaaagtgcgtccatctccgctgagagctgaagaaaaaaaaagacaggaggtgcagctggaggtggcaggactgaagatgttaagattttcattggcaGTGATCAGCATGGGCAGGATCGCTGAAGCCATTAGGATTCATTTTCTCCGACTTATAAGGAATCTTTCAGTAATCCAACATTAAGTTAGTGGATTTGTGAATTCCTGgtactttcagtttcatttcattgtttccagCACAAAAAACTTCTAGGCCAAAACTCATTTCTGAGGGACAAACAGCACAGTAATTAAGAGGGTGaacaccattttttttgttttttttactttcacattTGCTTGTTACAcagaatgaaagcaaaaccttccaatgattgttttctttccttgaCAGGGATTCCAGCAGGCGGTCCTGGATCAGTCTCAAAGTATACACCGCTCAGTCCAGGGAGTATGACGAGATAACCCAGTATAAGAAAACATGTTACACAGAGGAGCCCTGCACTTTGTATTGCCCTGATGAACATATTCCTGTTGAAACCCTGAATATCAGCAGCAATAGCCTTACATGGCACAAGGTAAACACAGCAGACTGTGGAGTGTGAAAGAGatcaaactgtaaaatattgttACAGTGTTATAATGTGTTGACTGCTTAAAAATTCAATCTGTATTCTATGCTGTAGGAGGGCGAGTCATCACCAAGTAACGATTACTTCTCAAGTGTGAAAAAGGAGGACAGTGGCATCTATACCTGCACCTGGTCTTACCTGTATGACGGTCAACTATATAACATGACATCTACAATGAACCTCGATGTCCAACCAAGCAGTGagacaaacacattttgtaGGCGTTTATTTCATAAACTTTAATATATGCTCatcaaaatgtttcttttttttttttcacagaaaagTCTAATAAATCAGTGATCATTTCCCCAAAGGACAACCAGATATTTGATGTAGATTTAGGTGAGTTATTGTCTGTATTCACACTCTTGGCTGAAGCTTTAATGTTTATCGGTTATAAAATCTGTGTAAACTCTGCTTTTTTAGACTCGACGGTGGTGATTGACTGTAAAGCTGTTATGTATTCAGAGTTTGATGAGCTATTCTGGTTAAGTGGAACTTCATTtgtagaaaaaaacagcagtctgCCAGTTTTCTATAACTATACCAGGTAAATATTTCACACACATGTCCTCTTTGGGTTACATGTGGCCACAATCAGCACAGCTAACATTTCTGCTTCTAGATCTGCCTCagtccttttcttctctttgtcaGTGTCAGTGACACGGAGGAAACCAATGGGACAGCATCTCTAGTCTTCAGAAGAGTGTCAGAGGATGATCTGTCAACAGAGTATACCTGTAAACTGCAATCTGACTATGAAACGAGTTTTGTGACCATCACCCTAAAACAAAAAGGTACGACTGATTTTAGTAATCTGTAAAATTccataatgtgtttatttttttataaagggTGTAATACAATTAGCTATGTGGCGATTAGACTCCGATGGCCCATCAAAGCAGAAGGGAATCCCAGTGGAGAGACAGGAATTAGGgtctagatgctggtggtggtggagaccaagatggaggcttggatggacCTCTTGGGTGGTGACGGTGAGGGTGGGGTGCAGGAATTGGTCTGAAAGGGTGAATAACAGCTGAGCAGTGATGTTTAAAGTACACCgagcagaaagatgattggactagaagtGATGAAGTCAGCATTGAGCTTGACAGCATAagaaagaggaagtgatgtaaaatAGAGATGCAGCCAAACACAATGAGTGATATCAGAGCTTACTGAACTTACACATTAGTGTCATTATGTTAGTCGAGCTAATTTAGAAAGATTTCACTTCAATGTTTTACatcatttttcagtttctcttaGTAAAGTTTTCAGTTTTGATTTGATATCTTTCATCTGCTActtttataataaatatttgatatttagGGCAGTCTCCATTACTCCCTACagctcctccttcctctctctctgtggcttTATGGATTGTGGCCTTTGTgctggtggtgatgatggtgcTAACAGTAGTTATTTATGCAAAGTTTAAAATGGACATCACTCTTTTCCTGCGAGACAATCTTGGCTGCTGTCGCAGCACCCCAGGTGGGATTCATATATTTTACTATTTCAAATATCTCCTGTGTTAcaagtttatatttttgtcatgTGTCATGTGATAGAGCTGTGATTGTTTATTTGTTAAGATGGAAAAAGCTACGACACCTGTTTGATGTATTACAAGAGCACCACAGATGCAGGACTAAATGAAgatgacagaaaaacactggaGAGCGAAATGAAGGAGAGATTTGGTTACAGCCTCTGTCTCTATAGTCCTGACATTGTAGCAGAGGAAGGTATAACACCacctatatttttcatattttgacaTAATTGCTATTGTAAtcaagtaaaaaacaaacaaacaaaaaaagctgtgTAATCTGATCTGTGTTTGCTTTCCCCTGTAACAGAGGCTGTTAGACTGCTTAAAGCAGAGCCACACACTGGTTTTGGTTCCCTCCTCTGAAGATTCAGGTCCAGGATCTGGCCTGCTGAACGTCATCCAAGCGCCCCTCAAAGAGCTGCACACTCACGTGGTTTTCATCCAGACTGAGACTGCAGGAGGCTTGAATACAAGTTCATCACCAGAGGCCTTACAACTCTGCAAGGCTGCAGACTGTGTCACCTGGAAGGGCAAAAGCTCCTTGctgccttcctcctccttctggaAGCAGCTACGCTATTACCTACCTGCCCCACAGGGGGCACCAAGACTTTTACCATAAGTATATAATGCTTAGCAATGTCATAGGTACTGGTATACTTAGGGTACATTTCTGGATattcttatctatatcagatgTCGTGATGTCATTGTGTTGCAAGGCAACCAACTTGCAACAGGttaaaatgatgcatttttagCATTAATGCATCAGAAACAccttataaaaatatttttggtcatttttggttCATGACACTATCACCTAAAATATATTATGATCCCATCTCAGTGCCTGTAAATTGCTACAATCAAGCATTTGTcaccactgtgtgttttctttgtttttttggttaagTATATCAGTttgccaacagcacaaacaggccAAACAATATTGTAGCATGGACATGCACCAGCTCTTATATTGCATCACAGTATACAGAACCAAAAGCAagctgcttcacacacacagactcacacacctGCGAGGCTGCAGCCCCCTCTCTGCAGACATCTCCTCATAAACAGAAGTGGACACACTTTATTAAACAAAATGTCACAATGTTCCCATacaatcatttcattgtgtgccttgtgcggacaatgacaatgagttgaatctaatctaatctaatctaatgaaGTGCTTAATGTGGCATTTGAACTCTGCAAGTTGCCAATGTGTATTTCTATAATATTGCCATAGTCTTGAGTTAGTttacccagtgttttcagtcGTCAAGCTTTGTTTACTGGAACTCTTTGGAATTCTAGGTTTGCTCAGTGTTTACATTGTTTCATGTATCGCTCCCAGTTGCTTTAGATTGCAGTTCTTCCCTCAGAGTTCcaccctgtctgtgtttccctgtttAATTATCGCACTTCTCTAACTTCCTTGCGTTTTGctttgagttttgcttccttcaTCCCATCTCCTGTGATTTAGTCCAGCTGTCTGCTGATTTCCCAAGTTGTCTCCTCTTCCCCCAATaaccattgtgtgtgtgtgtgtgtgtgtgtgtgtgtgtgtgtgtgtgtgtgtgtgtgtgtgtgtgtgtgtgtgtgtgtgtatgtagttTATACATTCCAGTGTCCCTTCTGAGCTTTATGTTTTGCACTATCAGCCAGAATAAATGGCTCGCTTTTATTTATACTCCACCGGCCTTCTCACATCTGCATTTGGGtgccccacacaaacacagagtgtGTAACATCCACAGACCCATGACAAATATATCTCACTGTGTGTTAAAATTccttattttcctttatttttattgtatcatAACCAGCTCAGGTTTAATTATTATGTAGGCATAATTCTTGAGAGAGATGAAAATGTGATGAATAATTCAATCAGTGTTGCATCTGTTTATAATGTTAATGTTATGGAGGCTATGGAGGAACAATTAACATTAACTGTTAACAACAAATGATTACAAAAAACTGGAATAAACAAATACCAGGGACACTATAAACAGTCTCTTTGTATTCATAAATTCTACATATTAAAGATGATCAACCAAACTTTTCGCCCTTCACTATCTGTGAATGTAACAAAATATAATGCATATCTGCAGTCACTGTGCTACTTAGTAAGCGTAATCAaaagctattattattattcgaAACACTATTCAGtattaaaatgatcattttaattcctgttaaaattttattgcTGAAtgcgctctcagtgctgctgaggtgacggctgcacattagagctcaGGAACTTCAAACtggaacattttaaacattaaagctcACTGTCCCACGGCCTGATACAGGAGGCGTGGAAATcagagatcaaagtgaaattaatgtgACTGATTGAAACAGAATTCTTGGTGTGCGCTCTGtgtttccagcagtgtaaaGAGACTCAGCggcagattagaatcaagtcAAAGAGCATTTTATATATTTCctaaatcaccaaattaatacaCGCACATTCATGTGACAATGCGACACACTATTGGTCAcggtgcgtggaagcaggccgtgTGGCTTGTTAAAGAAAggaggacccaagtgcaggatgcaggagcaggtggaggtgagAAACAAGTGAGCCTCATTTTGGcagaacaaaataaatacacgaaccaaaagaataaaataaaataaaaagaaacctaAACTGGGAGGAAAATTAAGGAATACAAAAACATTggcaaacatggaaacaaaaatTAGCCACAAAAGACAACAAGACTGACATCTGACCAGGGCacaactgagacaataaatacacagagggaacgagggctgagtggaaacagctggggcaaaCAGGTGAGCAGAATGACACTAAGGAGACTCagggaagtaaaacaaaacacaagcacgcaggacaaaggactgtcaaaataaaacaggaagtaaccaaacatgGTACACGCAGATTTGACACATAaggagactggcacacagagggaatccaAACATGACTAAACAGAACCCAACTACAACACACAGGCTGACGTCTGCACGCTAAacagggaagacacagacaactgaaacacaaacaacaaagacTAGACACGGAAGGGATAACAGACACcagcacacaagaacacagggagacagatacacagaggagcacagacacaggagcacaagGACACGGGAAGACGAGAACACAGAGAAATCAGAATAGCATATAAATAactaaaatcaaaaacaatacaaaactgcaacaaactgagaaactagactgtaagaaaaactaagaaacacaaccagaaaatGCAACAGAACAGAGCATCATTAAAAGAACTCAGAACAcagggccaccggcccaggaccatgacactgttgtgcttcattcagtggtttcagtAAAGTACGGCTTAACAAGCTGCACACATAAAGCATATTCTCCCAGGAGagcatttattaaaacatgttgGCAATAAAAGATGAAATTGTGTCACTTTTTCACTGATTTTAAAGTTCCACCCTGACAGGGAGCTGCTTTGAGAGTAAAGATTAAATTAGTCTGCATACAAATTTGATATGACGTCAGGAAGTACAGTACCTTGTTTTAGGATCATGTATGAACGCTTACAGAACAATAAGACCGCTGTAAAATGTGCGCGCCgtcaaagtgaaaacaaaccATCCATGATtcttactgatgctcatcagatTTTAGAAGTTACTGATAAACTTTAGACCTTCCTCcccacagaggtcagagggatGTTCCAGGAACAGTGACGCTTTTTACtggagaactgattggtcagcaGGCAGTGatttcacattttatgttgtgaacagcaggttaggttcacagcatAAAGTACCATGGCATAGTGAACCACCCTCCCAGtacagaaaacccagggttaacccctgaagttacctggataagccaaaatcctgcttcGTAGTATAGGCCCCTCTTCTGATCAGGGTTTCCCTttaaaacacagggaacacataTCCAGATACATTTGCACAGGAAGTGGCCAAGAAGTAGCAGGAACTCAAAGATTCAGGTTCCAGTAAAATCATGTGAGCTGCTTCAACGACAACATTTTCCACACATAGATCGGAACATCGGTGAAAGGTGAGCCCGGCCAGTTTGACTGCCAGGCCTGTTTATATTAGTGTCCCATCAGTGACCATGTGATTCTCCACATGTGCAAAACACTGGCTCAGTGGTGTGGTAGCGAACACACTTCCCTGGTTCAGTCCTCGGGGGGAGACataaatccctttggggttgaaTCAGGAAGGGCAcctggtgtaaaaatctgccaccTCAAATACAGGGTACCTGCTGTGGTGGCCTCTTGTGATTAAGGAGTAGCTGAAATTAACAATGGCTGCTTTCAGTAACAATAGTCAACTGtgaccacaagatggcagtaaagTACTGAATGGATGTAAGGATGACTTTGTAGGAGtcagtggaaggagacacgagcaggtatgtagtctcagctttattcggcaaaacacacacaactagaactccaaatatatctcctccaaaaggaggagtcaagcccttttatcccaggcctctctctcccgccttttccagatctattcccgtctctctcttcacaataagagcttggggcattctggtgtgaaatgtgcatatatgtggccaccacacaggccccccctgaacacacagaatggcaaacaatacaataataaaaacagcaaccattttcaacacaacatagcaaaaataaaataccacctcaagagtatctcctagggggtttaacaaggcggccgctacggctgtgcttggcgaccacaggtggtgaaaacgagggaggggcatagccccgaccacggcgagactgccccctggcaggggaaaaaacagcagctgggggcaggtcctccgagtgaggcatagaaacgggaggacgaccgcggcgcggaggttgggccaactcaataggaccatccggaaacatgtgagcaggcttaaggcgatccaccgaaacccgctcctgacgacctcccagctcaaccaaaaaatccttaggtcccacctctagcacacggaatggaccatcataaggaggtcgaagtggagaacggtgcgcgtcatggcggataaaaacgtacctggcagacatcaggtccttggcacatatgactgtggaaggcagtgatgcgccgctactggggccaaaaacctatcattccccgggaaaaccggcccgctccttttgtcggcccccgaagcagatgcaccaggaaggaattcccctggaaccctcaaaggctggcccaggaccagctcggctgaagaagactgcaggtcctccttaggtgtcgcacgcaggcccagcaggacccaaggaaggcggtcaacccagctgctgtccaccagcgcagcccgtaaggcagccttcatggtacggtggaacctctcgcaaaggccattggcctgcgggtggtacgcggtagtgcgatggagtctgacgccaaggttctccgccacagcagtccacagctcagacgtgaactgaggacccctgtcagatgtcaagtcaagcggtacgccaaaccgagatacccaggaggagacgaacgcacgagcaacatctgctgaggtggttgacgccaaaggaactgcttccggccaccgagtcgtcctgtccaccattgtcaggagatgggtgaaaccccgggaagggggaaatggacctaccaggtctacatggacatgttcgaaccttctctggggtatgggaaagtgctccagaggggatttggtgtgtcgttgcactttggcgcgctgacaagcaacacatgaggaagcccacgccctgacctctttccggaggccgggccacacaaacttggcccctaccaacctaactgaggctttaactcctgggtgcgaaagagaatgaactgcctcaaaaacccgccgacgccagcaagcaggaaccaaggggcgaggcctgcccaatgagacgtcgcaaagtagggttacgccactatcctgaaatgagacatcttccaaacgcaaactggactcggccctcttaaaagcctgaatctccgtatccgtaagttggtcggcagccatggcagagtagtccactcccaaatgcacagaactaacctgcgccctggacagacagtcagccacccgattacacttgccggcgacgtgctgaatgtcagtggtaaactctgaaatagcagaaagctgccgttgctgccgtgcagtccatggttctgaaacctttgccatggcaaatgtgagaggtttgtggtctacaaaagcggtaaagtcacggccctcaagcaggaaccggaaatgacgcgtcgcgagaaaaagggcaaggagctccctgtcaaacgtactgtactttctctccgcatcccgaagcttcctgctaaaaaaggcgaggggctgccaagcaccgcccacccattgttcgcacacggccccgactgcaaaatcggaggcatcggtagtaagggcaacaggcgcctcgggagacgggtgggccagcagggcagcgttggcaagagcagctttggcactgtcaaatgcctgcacccgctcaggtgtccactctatctcttggttgccctTCTTGCCCTGAAGTGCactgtacagagggtgcatgaggtgagcagcccgggggatgaaacggttataaaagttcaccatccccaaaaactcctgcaggggcttcactgaggaagggcgcggaaaagcagaaactgcctccaccttagcgggcaggggaaacgccccttggggcgaaacgaggtgtcccaaaaactctatggccggcagactgaactggcatttagctggattcacaatcaaaccgtgctcactgagacgctcaaacaactggcggaggtgcactgaatgctccgcggcggaagggctggcaaccagtatgtcatccagatagacgaacaaaaatggcataccacgcaaaacggagtccatgaggcgctgaaacgtctgtgccgcgcccttcagaccgaagggcattcgcaaaaactcgaaaaggccaaaaggagtgataaccgcggtcttgggcacatcacgcggatggacaggaacctgatggtatcccctcaccaaatccacctttgaaaaaatagttgcccccgcaagatgaaccgaaaaatcttgaatgtggggaaccgggtacctgtcattagtcgtcgcattattaaggcgcctaaaatccccacaagggcgccacccaccgtcagctttagggaccatgtgcaacggggacgcccacgggctgtttgagcggcgcacaataccaaggcgctccatgtttgcaaactcctccctggctatcgctaacttcgcggcatcgagacggcgtgcacgcgcaaaaaccggcggacccacagtggtaatgtaatgctccacaccatgtttagctacggctgcagagaaggtgggaaccgtgagggtgggaaactcggcaagcaaacgctggtactcatcacctgtggcaagcatgttagcgaggggcagggggccaggactaccaagtgtacaggggtaggtatcaaaagacacagcatctatcaagcacctattagctacatcgaccaacaacctgaaagcacacaagaaatcagcgccgagtataggtactgacacagacgctatcacaaagtcccagttaaactgacgtcccttgaaacacacagtcaccaacctcattccatatgtgcgaatgggggtaccgttcgccgcgtccagcaggggtccgtgacattgtcccaaggcgtccgcagctgaagccggcatgatgctacgctgagcacccgagtccacaagcagacggcgtcccgaagcagtgtcctcaatgaagagcagcttgtccgagctgccagcgcacacagctgctagtgagcaccggccctctcgtttccctggtgctggaaggtacacggcggaatgcagcgcttcgccttcactccgaaccggcgatgatagaagcagagcacgctctccttcctccggcgctctgcgacggcggccacagcaccagcttctctcgtctccgccccttgtagagccgcactcggtaaaagtgcatgcacaccggaatgcctggatgccagcaaaatcttgtccgcctcttcagctagcccgcggtaatccttggcccgtatcagagcggagctggctagcgcggtgcgcacgggaggggggagccggtgcag is a genomic window containing:
- the LOC115778222 gene encoding interleukin-1 receptor accessory protein-like isoform X2 — encoded protein: MKGKILLVVLILWPGVCPLRSQELHVKAGEMAVLHCPLYRGYSDREADVFWTSHTRDKTNLFNNMSTSAERRQMGVQVHGRILVILRASVNHQGNYSCSFRDSSRRSWISLKVYTAQSREYDEITQYKKTCYTEEPCTLYCPDEHIPVETLNISSNSLTWHKEGESSPSNDYFSSVKKEDSGIYTCTWSYLYDGQLYNMTSTMNLDVQPSKKSNKSVIISPKDNQIFDVDLDSTVVIDCKAVMYSEFDELFWLSGTSFVEKNSSLPVFYNYTSVSDTEETNGTASLVFRRVSEDDLSTEYTCKLQSDYETSFVTITLKQKAPPSSLSVALWIVAFVLVVMMVLTVVIYAKFKMDITLFLRDNLGCCRSTPDGKSYDTCLMYYKSTTDAGLNEDDRKTLESEMKERFGYSLCLYSPDIVAEEGQRLLDCLKQSHTLVLVPSSEDSGPGSGLLNVIQAPLKELHTHVVFIQTETAGGLNTSSSPEALQLCKAADCVTWKGKSSLLPSSSFWKQLRYYLPAPQGAPRLLP
- the LOC115778222 gene encoding interleukin-18 receptor 1-like isoform X1; protein product: MKGKILLVVLILWPGVCPLRSQELHVKAGEMAVLHCPLYRGYSDREADVFWTSHTRDKTNLFNNMSTSAERRQMGVQVHGRILVILRASVNHQGNYSCSFRDSSRRSWISLKVYTAQSREYDEITQYKKTCYTEEPCTLYCPDEHIPVETLNISSNSLTWHKEGESSPSNDYFSSVKKEDSGIYTCTWSYLYDGQLYNMTSTMNLDVQPSKKSNKSVIISPKDNQIFDVDLDSTVVIDCKAVMYSEFDELFWLSGTSFVEKNSSLPVFYNYTSVSDTEETNGTASLVFRRVSEDDLSTEYTCKLQSDYETSFVTITLKQKAPPSSLSVALWIVAFVLVVMMVLTVVIYAKFKMDITLFLRDNLGCCRSTPDGKSYDTCLMYYKSTTDAGLNEDDRKTLESEMKERFGYSLCLYSPDIVAEEEAVRLLKAEPHTGFGSLL